In Astatotilapia calliptera chromosome 16, fAstCal1.2, whole genome shotgun sequence, one genomic interval encodes:
- the nyx gene encoding nyctalopin: MTVIIFTVSVLCLLPQEVLARWACVRACPPSCTCTQEKSCSVLCDRSGLAELPKEFPCEASAINLDKNRLKFLSERAFGTLPSLKSLSLDHNNISFITPGAFKGLSNLVELKMAHNEYISYLHTRTFTGVKKLVHLDLSDCNLFSIPDRIFIEQTALKELLCFQNNFRRIPGAIRGMENLTHIYLERNKIEAVAYNSLLGLGSLKYLNLQENRINVIHEQAFQDLTRLENLYLNDNLLSDLPKLAFKGLSRLKMLNLGGNQLTNLSKTWFSDQVELEVLYLDRNQLLYIEEGTFENLTSLITLHLNSNNLTTLPFPVFQPIYFLGRLYLFRNPWECDCSLEWLKEWMENYKLVRDIPCASPSSVAGLDLGEVVFAKVNGTCVDPADLNLTTASSEITSTTENRFKSLIFTLIHPEFGDQMGNGTESLRNGTLIESEDGQLSAGVTGQRAWPSESLFCFIVMWLSLGLIGQSDLFFSLYCT; the protein is encoded by the exons ATGACTGTCATCATTTTCACTG TCTCTGTGCTTTGCCTGCTGCCTCAGGAGGTGCTGGCACGGTGGGCTTGTGTTCGCGCCTGCCCACCATCCTGCACCTGCACGCAGGAGAAGAGCTGCAGCGTGCTCTGCGACCGCTCCGGCCTGGCTGAGCTGCCCAAAGAGTTTCCGTGTGAGGCCTCCGCCATCAACCTGGACAAAAACAGGCTCAAGTTCTTGTCAGAAAGGGCCTTTGGTACTCTGCCCTCCCTCAAGTCTCTCTCTCTGGACCACAACAACATCTCCTTCATTACCCCAGGAGCCTTTAAG GGCCTCTCGAACTTGGTGGAGCTGAAAATGGCGCACAACGAGTACATCAGCTACCTTCACACACGAACTTTCACAGGGGTGAAGAAGCTGGTGCACCTCGACTTGTCCGACTGTAACCTGTTCAGCATCCCCGATCGTATCTTTATAGAGCAAACggcactgaaggagctgctctgtTTCCAAAACAACTTCAGGAGGATCCCGGGGGCCATCAGAGGCATGGAAAACCTGACTCACATCTATCTGGAGAGAAACAAGATAGAGGCAGTGGCCTACAACTCCCTGCTGGGCCTGGGTAGCCTCAA GTACCTGAACCTCCAGGAGAACCGCATCAACGTGATCCATGAGCAGGCCTTCCAGGACCTTACACGGCTGGAGAACCTTTACCTCAATGACAACTTGCTGTCTGATTTGCCCAAGCTCGCCTTCAAAGGCCTCAGCCGGCTCAAGATGCTCAACCTCGGGGGTAACCAGTTGACCAACCTGTCCAAGACCTGGTTCAGTGACCAGGTGGAGCTGGAGGTCCTGTACCTAGACAGGAACCAGCTGCTATACATCGAGGAGGGCACTTTTGAGAACCTGACCAGCCTAATCACGCTCCACCTGAACAGCAACAATCTTACCACCCTTCCCTTCCCTGTTTTCCAGCCCATCTACTTCCTGGGCCGGCTTTACCTCTTCAGAAACCCCTGGGAGTGCGACTGCTCCCTTGAGTGGCTGAAGGAGTGGATGGAAAACTACAAGCTGGTGCGGGACATCCCCTGCGCTTCACCTTCCTCTGTGGCCGGACTGGACCTCGGTGAGGTGGTCTTCGCCAAGGTGAACGGCACATGTGTGGACCCCGCCGACCTCAACCTAACTACGGCCTCCTCGGAGATCACCTCCACCACAGAGAACCGCTTCAAAAGCCTCATTTTCACACTGATCCACCCGGAGTTCGGGGATCAGATGGGGAACGGCACAGAGAGCCTCCGCAACGGGACCCTGATTGAGAGCGAGGATGGGCAGCTCTCTGCAGGGGTCACAGGTCAACGGGCCTGGCCAAGCGAGTCTCTTTTTTGCTTCATTGTGATGTGGCTCAGCTTGGGTTTGATTGGCCAGTCAGAtctatttttctctctgtaCTGCACGTGA